Part of the Canis aureus isolate CA01 chromosome 3, VMU_Caureus_v.1.0, whole genome shotgun sequence genome, ACTCCGGGTTAGGACCAACAGATTAGATCCCTCAGGTACCACCCGGGTGTTAGGAAAGATCCTGGGAGAGATCTGATGCTCCTTGCTGAACAGACGCTCCTCCTGGCGGCCCCCTGTCTGCCTCCACAGCGGGATTTTGGAGGACAAACGCGGGTGGGCCGCAGGGATTCCCCGAGCGGGCAGCGCCCCCTGGTGCCAGCGGCAAGGACTGCGGCGCGGGGTGGAAGTTCGGGGTTAGGACCCACAAGAGGCGCGCGCCACGAGCGCGAcccccctccgccctccgcccccccacccctacccctacccctaccccactGCTGCCCTGCCCGAGGAGCTCCGGCGCGGCAGGGCGGGCGGACAGCTGGGACTCTGCCCCCCCCTCCTACGTCTCCCGGCCGCGGAGGCCGAGGCGgggaggagccgggctgggggCGGCCTGGCAGGAAGCCGCGCGTACCTTCCGCCGCAGGAGGAGCAGGTGGCTGCAGTGCGGGCCGGGCCCCCAGGCTTCCTGTGTGCGCGCCCGCCCGCAACTGCTTCTCGGCGGAGCTGCTTGGGCCACCCCGCGGCCCCATGGCCCAGACCCCCGACGGCGGCATCTCGTGCGAGCTGAGAGGTAAGCTCAcccggcggcggccggggccCCCGCGAGCACTTCTCTCTGCTCCTGGGAAGGGCCTGGCGCCCCCACCTCCACTCCGCCCCTTGCTGCTGGCCCACACATGAGCCCAGGCCACAAGCCTGGTACAGACCACGGCCCGAGTGACCTCGAGGGATGACCAAAGTCACTCAGCAGGCTGCCATTCCACAGGCGAGATCACCAGGTTCCTGTGGCCCAAGGAGGCCGAGCTGCTGCTGCAGACCTGGCTACCCGAGCGGGAGGGTGCTGAGCGAGGTCATGTCCTGGTATGGCAGGGGCAGAGCCCGGGAGGGCCGCGGGGCGGGCGGAGAGCCTCCTGGCCTGCCCAGGGCTCAGACGCTCCCTCCTGCAGGCGCTGCTACGATGGCGAGCCTACCTGCTCCACACCTGCCTCCCGCTGAGGGTGAGTGGAGGCTGACTGCCGCCCCCACCTCGCCCTCCGCAGCTTCCTTGGTGAGAGCTGCGTCCCCGACTTGCCTGGGGGCTCCGGCCTTCCAACCGCACTGGGCTCTGAGGCAGGCAGGGCTGGCTCTGAGCTCCGGGCTGCCCGGGGGACTGGGATCCCAGGagtgtggggcggggggtggcctAGGGCCTCAGTTCCAGCTGATTGGGGCACTCCATAGGTGGACTGCACATTCAGCTACCTGGAGGTCCAGGCCATGGCGCTGCAGGAGACACCCCCTCAGGTGAGACAGCTGGTACCCCACCCCCATGGCCTGCAGACTGGTTTTTGCCCCTGCTCCCATCTTCGGCCACAGGTGGAGCCCAATCCagcagccctccctccccaggtgactTTTGAGCTAGAGTCCCTGCCTGAGCTGGTCCTGGAGTTTCCTGGTGTGGCTGCCCTGGAACAGCTGGCCCAGCACATTGCTGCAGCCATCAAGAAGGTCTTCCCTTGCTCCACCCTTGGGTGAGGCCCAACAACGACAAGGGACCAGCAGGAAAGGAGGGGTGTGCTCTGGATGACATAAGTGGGTTGCCTCCCATCCCAGGGGCTACAAgtccccttctccccctccccaggaaGCTATTCCGGAGGCCCACGTCCCCCTCCATGCTGGCTCGCCTGGAGAGAAGCAGCCCCTCTGAGGACACTGTGCCCAGCAGCCCCTGTGGTAAGCGCCAAGAAAAGGCCACACAGGGCTTCCAGCGTATCCCCATCCTGCAGCCCCAGATCCCTGAATTGAGGGTCTCCCAAACTGAACAGTCACTCAAGGCATAGCCACCACGCAGCTCGGGTCtgatctgcctctctctctgaccttttttctctctccttttcttcactCCTTTACACCCCTGGCACCTCCCCCAGGTGGCTTCTTGGAGACATACGAGGCCCTGTGTGACTACAACGGCTTCCCTTTCCGAGAGGAGATTCAGTGGGTGAGAGTACGGCCCTCCTCAGGGGCTCTAGAGATATCTGGTCCCCCATGTGCACTGGGTCCCCTTACCCCTTGTGACCCCAAGCCAGTTGGAGACATCTTCTTCCCATCCAGGATGTGGACACCATCTACCATCGTCAGGGCTGTCGCCACTTCAGTCTATGCGACTTCAGCCATCTGGGCAGTCGGTCTGTGGCCTGCCAGgcctgggaagggagggagatCCCATGACCCGCattcctgggcctcagcctctcCATGGAGGGGGATGTGGGCCTAGGATCTGGCTGGAGGGCCCTGAACTccactcctgccccttcccccacccagggACCTGGCCTTGAGTGTGGCTGCCCTGTCCTACAACCTATGGTTCCAATGCCTCTCCTGTGTGGACATGAAGCTGGTAAGAGTGTAGCGGCAGGGAGGAGCAAGGGCGTGGGGACCAGTGTGCGACTCACTGAGCCCCCTCTCTGGTTCTCAGAGCCTTGAGGTCTCAGAACAGATTCTGCACATGATGAGTCAGTCGTCCCACCTGGAGGAGCTGGTGCTAGAGAACTGTGGCCTGAGAGGGTAAGGGCGGCAGGGCAGGGCTTGGGACAGGAGTCTGGGAGCTTGGGATCCGACGGAGGCTTGTGGCCTGGAGGAGATGGGAATCTCACGCCTGGGGTCTGGTCCCCAGAGACTTTGTCCGGCGACTGGCCCAGGCACTGGCCGGGCACTCAAGCTCTGCCCTCCGGGAACTTAGCCTAAATGGGAACCTGCTGGACGACCGAGGTACGCGGGGCCTAGGGACCCCGGGGGGCTGGTGCTGGAGGAAGTGCGGCAACACAGCTGCCCCCATTCCCCAGGCGTGACTGCTCTCAGCAGACACCTGGAGCATCGCCCAGGAGCCCTAAGGAGGCTCGGCCTGGCGCACACAGGGTTGACCCCGAGAGGTAGGTCggggcccgggggggcggggggcgggggggcgggggagtgcCTGACTGCCGCGAGCCACTCCGTCCTCCGCCCCCAGGAATGAGGTCTCTGGGCCGCGCACTGGCTGCCAATGTGGCCTTTGACAGCGCCCtgacccacctggacctttccGGGAACCCCGGGGCGCTGGGGGCCTCGCAGGACCACGGGGTGAGTGTCTTCGGAGGCAATGGCGGGGCGCTGCAGGCAGGGCCGCCGGGGGCTCCCCGTGAGGCGGTCCCTGAGCCTCCGGCCACCTCCCGTCAGGGCCTCTACGCTTTCCTGAGCCGTCCTAATGTCCTGACGTTCCTGAACCTCGCGGCCACCGACGCCGCCCTGGACACTGTGAGaggcgggccgcggggggcgagcggcggggcggggcggagggggcgcgGCCGCCGTCCCAGTGGCCCACACCCTCCTCCCGCAGCTCTTCGCCGCGCTGGCCCGCGGCTGCTGCCCCAGCCTCCGCCACCTGGACGCCTCGAGGAACGTCTTCTCCCGCACGTaaggggggcgggccgggggggcCGGGAGCCGCCTCCCCGCGCCCGGAAGCCCACTCCTCCCGCTCGCCCACCCCAGGAAGTCCCGGGCTGCGCCCGCCGCGCTGCAGCGCTTCCTCAGCCGCGCGGGGACGCTCCGGCACCTGGGCCTGGCGGGCTGCAGGCTGCCGCCCGACGCGCTCAGGTCAgtcgccgccccgccccgccccgccccgccgccccggggcgcccccgcccccgcgtccCCGCCCTTCCTGCGGGGAATCCGTTCGCGCCTGGGGCCCCCTCTCCCAGCTCCCGCCACCCCCGGTGACGTCCCCTCCCAGGGCCCTTTTGGAAGGCCTCGCGCTCAACACGCACACGGGCGacctgcacctggacctcagcGCCTGTGAGGTGAGCGCCGCACGCGCCGGGGGCTGCGAGGCGGGCGCGGGCCGGCGGGCGCCTGAGCCTCCGCACCTGTGGCCCGCTGGCCTGAGCGCCGCCTGTCACCTTCAGCTGCGCTCAGCCGGCGCTCAGGTGATACAGGACCTGGTGTGTGACGCCGGCGCCGTGAGCTCCCTGGATTTGGCCGATAATGGTGAGGCCGCCCCGAAACCCACCCTCCCACTGCCCACCCCgttcccaccccatccccaccccctcagcctctcctgatgCGTGACCCGAGGCGCCCCTAGGCTTCGGCTCAGACATGGTGACCCTGGTGCTGGCCATCGGGAGGAGTCGGTCCCTGCGACATGTGGCACTTGGAAGGAACTTCAACGTCCGGTGCAAGTGAGCCCCCATTCCACTCCCTCCCGGGCCTCCCAGACAGCACCCCACCACCCGACCCGGGTCCTTCCAAACCACGGCTCCTGCCCCACAGGGAGACCCTGGACGACGTCCTGCACCGGATTGTCCAGCTCATGCAGGATGACGACTGTGTGAGTCTGGGGGCCACGCGGGATCCTCAGGCAACGGGCCCCTGTGGCTCCTGCTCCCTCAGACCCTGCAACCCGCCCTCCTTGCTGATCGCCGATTCCGGACCCAAATGGCTTTCCCTTAACTCCAGCCCTTGCAGTCTCTGTCCGTGGCTGAGTCGCGGCTAAAGCAGGCCTCCAGCGTCCTGCTCCGGGCCCTGGGCACCAATCCCAACCTGACGGCGCTGGACATCAGCGGCAACGCCATGGGTGACACCGGCGCCAAAATGCTGGCCAAGGCACTTCGGGTCAACACCAGGCTCCGGTGGGCGGGGTCGGGGCaggagggcggggcgggcgggctaAGGGGCAGGGCGGAAGGTGGAGGAGCAGAGTCGGCCACTGGAGCGCGAGGTGACTGGACCTGGCCCGCGGGTTGGGTGGAGCCTGCGGAGCTCTGCCCTTGACTGAAGCCCGGCCTGGCCCAGGTCTGTGGTCTGGGACCGGAACCACACGTCTGCCCTGGGCCTGCTGGACgtggcgcaggccctggagcagaaCCGCAGCCTAAAGGCCATGCCTCTGCCACTGAACGACGTGGCCCAGGCACATCGCAGCCGCCCTGAACTGACCGCCCGCGCAGTGCATCAGGTGTGGGTCCCTCTCTCCTCATCCCTGCCCTGTTCTGTGCCCTGGCCCCGCCTCCTACCCCTTCTCAATATCCCTTGTGCCCAGATCCAAGCCTGTCTTTTGAGGAATAACCGTGCGGACCATGCCTCTTCTGACCGCATGCCCCGTCCGCGGCCACCTGGTCTGGTCTCAGACCCCTCAGAGCAGGTTAGTGTCTCCTCTCTCAGCCTTGAGTAGGCACAGAAGATTGGGGATGGGAAGAGCTGTAGCCGCTGGAACCCTCCAATGAGTTTGAGGGTCTGACTTTCTTGGGGCGAGGCTGCCTAAATTATACTCTCCAGGACAGGTAGCTCTCCCAAATAACACCCCCAGATGCCTTTTAGAAGCATTTAAATAGGTTCTTCTGTTTAAGAtggtagatatttaaaaattctcccttaattctccccccacccccagctgatTGTAGCCCCATCTGTGACTTGCCTTTTGCAGGGCTCTCTTCTCTACCAACCTCTGCTGGGGCCAAACCCAGCAACCCTTTTCCCTGGCTTCGTCCCTCTCCCCTACCTTGCCTTTGTGCCATGTTCCCACCTATTCATTCCCAAATTCCCCTTCTTTCCCAGGCTTTTGAGCCCAGGCATCTTGACCCAGACTTCACATTCTGTACAccttaaaatgattttatcaCCTCCCACAAACCCTTCTCTCTACCCTAGAACCCATTCTCACCCGTGCTCAAACTGACCAAGTGTTTTGGACAGAGGTTTGGGCCAGGTCTCTCCTGGCCATATTAGAACCCCCACGGACCTCCTTGCTCCTATCTCTGCTAATTCTCCAACACActgctcctcacccccacctcaaCTATCTTCTTGCTCCTCCCGGTCCTTCTTCCATGTCTCTTCCCATTTCTGCCCACCGCATCCTGTCCTCTATGTGGCTAGTAAGCAGAGTGATCTAAAAACATAGACGTGCCTAACCGTTCCTTGTCTTCCTGCTCTGGACACTTAGGAAGTATATATAAAGTCCCTAAAATGAACCAAAGGAGACACTGCTTGCCCTCCTTGAACAGATAGGGTCCATGAGTGGCTGGCCGGATAGTATTGGCTCCAGGACCTCACTCACCCTGTTGGAGACCCTGGGAAGGAAGCAGAGtccagggggctggaggggatCAGGACTTCACTGATTCTTGATGCACACCTCCTCCCCCCTAGGAAGTGAATGAACTGTGTCAGTCAGTGCAGGAGCACATGGAGCTCCTGGGCTGTGGGGCTGGGCCTCAGGGTGAAGCTGCTGTGCACCAGGCAGAGGATGCCATCCAAAATGCCAACTTCTCTCTCAGTGTGAGCACTCCTTCCCCAACCGCTGCTGCAGGGACCCTTCCCCTCTTAATCAGGTGTCAACTTGAAACTCCTTCTCTTACTTGGCCTCCAGATCCTCCCAATTCTGTATGAGGCTGGGAGCTCCCCAAGTCACCAGTGGCAGCTGCGGCAGAAGCTGGAGGGCCTCTTAGGACAGGTGGGTGAGGTCTGCCGCAAGGATATTCAGGTAAGATGGTAcccttgccccacccccacctctgtaAACAGGCTTGACACCTATCTCATAGTTTTGACTGTGTTATCCCTTGTGTCAATGTTCTGTGGGGGCTGGAGCCTCAGGCCACACTCTCCATGCTCTGATCTTTGCCCAGGACTTCACTCAGGCCACACTGGACACAACAAGAAGCCTCTGCCCACAGATGCTACAGGGACCCAGGTGGAGGGAGCAGCTAGAGGGGGTCCTGGTGGGCTCAAGGGGCCTCCCAGAGCTGCTTCCAGAGCACCTACTACAAGATGCCTTCACTAGGCTCAGGTGGGCTGGATGGGCCTGGGCTGGACTGGAATGAACAGGACTGGGCAGAGATAGCTCATTCATctttgctctctcttgctctcagggATATGCGGCTGTCAGTTACAGGGACCTTGGCAGAGAGCATTGTGGCTCAGGCTCTGGAGGGGCTGAATGCAGCCCGGGATCGGCTGGTGAGGGACAATCGTGCACATGCACCACATGCACGCACAGGCACACGCACCCACATACCCACAGTGACCTGCCACTGCCTTGCAGGGGTTCTGTAATGTCTTCTGGGGTCCTATAGCCCAGAGGTATTTCAGGTTCCTTTAGGACTGATGGAACTATGGCTGAGGCCCAACTGCCtgtctttggggtgcctggtaTTGCAGGTAGAGAATCTGGCTCGGCAGGCAACAGTGGCAATGCCTCTTGCTATACCAGCGCTGGATGGAGGTGAGACCAGCCCCCTTGGGCCTGGGGAATTGGAAGGTCTTTTCTTCCCTGAGGAGGTGAAGGAAAAGCAAGAGGATGAAGAAGAGCAGAAGGTATGTGGTCTCAGAACTCTAGATCTTCCCATCTTGTTATGGAGTGTGGAAGGCAGGGAGGCAGCTTCCCTGTGTCCCAGGTTGAGTTTCTGCCCTCCCCACTAGGATGACAGTCCTCCACAAAAATGGCCTGAGTCCAGCCAGTGCCTTCATTTGGTTCCCTCCACTCACAGTAAGTCAGGGTCTGGGGAAAAGGGAATTAACCAGGTCGGACTGAAAGTTCTTCATTAGTTCTGGGGACCTGGACACGTGGATACGTTCAGTCTTGTCCAGGGAATTCCCTGACccttgactgagccagcccaggcCCTCTGCAACTTGCAGGCTGGGGTCTGCTGCGGTCGGCGTGGAGCAGGACCTGAGCAGACCAGGATCCAGCCGCGGCCACGGTCTCCATTCGCCTCCCCcgcccctttccccacccccaggatGCGCATGCTTGGAGGCAGCGCAAAGCTGCGCCGCTCGGGGCCGCGCTCAGCACCGCGGACAGCGgcgcgggggaggggccggggggggCGGGTGGCGTAGCCGGGCCCCTCCCCGCGCCCTGGGCGGGTCCCCCGCCGCCCTAGCGCCGCTgtcaccaccacctcccctgGCTCGCTGCTCCGTGCTCTTCTGGTGCTCTCCCCTTAGGTGCTGCTGAGGAACCGGAGCCCGAGCTGGCGGCTCCGGGGGAAGATGCGGAGCCGCAGGCGGGGCCTTCTGCGCGTGGCTCTCcgagccccgccgcccccgggccccaggcCGGCCCACTGCCTCGCATGGACCTGCCACCCTCTGGACAACCCCTGCGCCATCCGACCCGGGCCCGGCCGCGGCCACGGCGCCAGCACCACCACCGGCCGCCGCCGGGGGGCCCCCAGGTGagtgcccttcccccactctagAGCTCTTGGAATTGGGGGTCACGAGTGGCTTGTTCGCTCCTCAGGAGTGATGGCGGCTAGGGAGGTGGGTTGTAGGGGCCCAAGACCACCTAGTCGTGCTGCCGTGTCTTGGCTTCTTCCTGGCCACCCCTTCCCCAGGTTGTTCCCATGCAGGGTCATGAGTGTGTGGATTTCACTGGGGATACATCTCAGTTTGGGACTGCACTTTGTGTTGGCCCTTTGCATGGATGGATGTGCGAGCTCCCTCTTCCAGGGTTCCTGAAAGATGCTGGGCCCCCAGGCTGAGGGGAAAATCCTGCATCTACTGCAGGTCCAGTGGGTGTTTATATGAGATGTGTATGTGCGCTGGGTACTGGTGGGGGCAGTGGACACAGGACAGAAGGCAGAGAGTCAGCTTGAGGCCCCCCAGAGGGTCTGACGCAGCAGCAGGCGCTGCTGAGCTGCCAGCAggccgggtggggtgggggtggagggtacTGCAGGGAACTGTTTGGAGCAGAGGGGGTGGCAAATGGGAATGTGTGACCCAGGGGGCCTCTGGGTTCTAGCCTGCTGGTTCAGGGTGTGTAAGAGACTCCATGGGACAAGAACAGGTGTGGGCCAGGTTTGTGTGTCCAGGGCCAACTACTGGCGAGGGGATATGAGAAACTAGCATCTCTGCCCACCAGCTGCACAGGAAGGTTTGTCAGTAGCCCCTTAGGGTCACTCCATCTCCCGGGTTCTGGAGTTGCCTAGGCCAGGTTGCTGGACAAGGGGTGGAAAGAATTCATGGTTGTGCTCAGCCCTGACCCTATGgtgtcccccaggtgcccccagccctGCCGCAGGAAGGGAATGGGCTCAGTGCCCGCGTGGACGAGGGCGTGGAGGAATTCTTCTCCAAAAGGCTGATCCAGCAGGATCGCCTGTGAGTGAGGGGCAGTTGTagtgggtgggagggggtgggctgTTCCATGGGCCTTCCCACTCACTGCTGGCTGTTCCCACAGCTGGGTCCCTGAAGAGGACCCGGCCAACGAGGGGGGTGCCACCCCTGTCCCTCGTACACTGCGAAAGAAGCTGGGTACCCTCTTTGCCTTCAAGAAGCCTCGTTCAACACGGGGGCCACGGCCTGATCTAGAGACCAGCCCTGGGGCAGCTCCCCGCACTCGAAAGACCACACTTGGAGACCTGTTGCGGCCACCAGCCCGTCCTGGCCGTGGTGAGGAGCCTGGTGGGGCTGAGGGGGGCACCAGCAGCCCTGACCCTGCCCGCAGGAGCCGGCCTCGTTATACTCGGGAAAGCAAAGCCTATTCAATGATACTGCTACCtgctgaagaggaggaggaaacacTGGGTGCCAGACCTGACAAGGTAGGCCTGGTGACAAGGGGTGAGGGCTCTGCTAGGACTGAGGCAGTGGGCTCTCTCCCCATCTGAGCTTCTCTGTCCTCAGCGACGGCCCCTGGAGCGGGGAGACACAGAGCTGGCCCCATCTTTTGAACAGCGGGTCCAAGTGATGCTGCAGAGGATTGGTGTGAGCAGAAGCAGCGGGAGTGCCGAAGGCAAGAGGAAGCAAGTAAGTTGGGAGGGATGCAAGTGCAAAGTGAGGGGGCAGGGGACATGTGGCTTGTGGCAGTCTGTGGGTGACATATGTGACCAGAAGGAGACTCATGACACACACGCTGCTCTATCGGTTCCACCCCCTCTTCCTCAAAATAGTCATTGGCTTcagcctttttttccttcctggcttCTGCCCTGGCCACTGCTGTCTCTTCCTTGGAGCTGGGATGGTCCTTTCTCTGTAGATTAACAAATCCCCGACCTTGTCATTTGCATTTGAAACAAGTCCTCCAGGGACTTCCCCTAAAGATCCTGCCCTGGTTCCTAACCCTGCCCAAGGCCTCAGCCCTGTCACTTCTTTCATCTCACTGTGCTCCATCTGTGGCATCCCAGTGGCTTGTAACCCGTTCCTCTGTTGGGAGCTCCTCCTTGGCTACTTCCAGCCTCTCATCACCACCCATGGGTTGCATCAGCTTCCTCTTCACCCATCCCTGCATCTCCTGGTGGGCATTTAGTGGTAGTtacaagaatgaagaaagaacaaGGCTAGAGTGAGGGCAGGACCAGACTGAGCTTGACTTCCCTGTTTCCTACAGAGCAAGGATGGAGAGATCAAGAAGGCTGGCTCAGATGGTAAGTGGGACCCTGTCCTAGGATGGTACCGTTTTGGTGAGGGAGTTGTCCTTAAAGATGGTCTCCAAGGCATTTCTTGTCCTGGGGTTAAAGGGAAAGAGGCCAGGTTTTCTTCCCCTACCTTCCAAGGGCTGGTGCCTGAACCCCCAGGCCCTCCTTGCAGGTGACATTATGGACAGTTCCACAGAGGCCCCTCCCATCTCCATCAAGTCCCGCACCCACTCCGTGTCTGCTGGTGAGTAAGGGCTGCTGTCTGTTGGGGAACATGCAAGGATAGGCAGGAGGGAGATCAAACCATTGATTAGGCTCATACCCTTCTCCCTTCAGACCCCTCGTGCAGACCTGGTCCAGGGGGTCAAGGGCCTGAGTCTACCAGCTGGAAGACACTGGGGCAGCAGCTGAATGCAGAGCTCAGGGGCCGTGGTTGGGGCCAACAGGATGGTCCGGGCCCCCCCTCTCCttgtcccagccccagcccacgAAGAGCTAGCCCCTCCCCAGACAGCCTGGGCCTCCCAGAGGACCCTTGCTTGGGCCCCAGGAATGAAGGTAAGCAGGTACCCTAGCTCCCACTCCAATACTGGGCTCCCCAGCCGGACAGAAGGGGAGGCAAGGGATGGGGATAGCTGTCCAGACCATCCCCTGATACCCTGGCCTCCTCTAGATGGCCAACTGAGGCCGAGGCCTCTCTCAGCAGGGCGACGAGCAGTGTCTGTGCATGAGGACCAGCTCCAGGCCCCTGTTGGTGAGGGGGGACACCTCCCTGTGTGCTTGAGTGCAGGAGACGGGGGAGGGTAGACTCCAGGACTCTCTTCATGGCCCTGGTCCTTGGAGGGGGCCACCAGTGATGTGAGAATGCACAGTCAGGGAGCCAGAAGGCATGGAGCAAGGGTCTGACGAATCCTTCCTACTAGCCCTGACTCCACCTCCAGAACAGCAACCTCCacgaggggtgggaggaggcaggggaaggggggacGCTCTGCAGGCAACAGTGTGTGCTCATGCATACACACAGTGGAAGTccaggaggaggggtgggaaCGGGCACCCCCCTTGCCAAGTATTTGTGTCTCTCAGAACGGCCCCTGCGGCTGCAGCGCTCCCCTGTCCTCAAGCGGAGGCCGAAGCTCGAGGCGCCCTCCTCTCCAAGCCTCGGTAAGAGGCAGCTGGGGCcactggggaggggagcaggactGCTTGGTCCAGTCTTGAccccttctctgcctttctccttcccttgcaGGATCTGGCCTTGGAACCCAACCTCCACCCCCACAGCCTACAGAGCCCTCCAGCCCCGAGccaacccccccctccccagccacagACCAAAGAGGCGGCGGCCCCAACCCCTGatccctctccttttcctgccgcatgagattattttattaaaaaactcAAAGGAGCAGAGTGTGGAACACTGTTTGTCGATCTCCAGCCGTGGATCTGTGTGCATACATCCGCCCACATGCCCACGTGATCCCTCACACCTGGGTTAGCTCAGACTCTGGCTGTGGCTCCATCAGAAAGTGCAAGGCCCAGGCCACGAGCTGGGGAGGAAGCCTGGGAAGAAAACAATGGCTGTATGGCAATGGGGACTGGTGACTGaaagcagggggggggggggggggcagcccttgGCACTCACCTGACAGCTTGGACCTGGGCACACAGGGAGGTGCAGGGTGGCTCGTACTCATACTGGAAGGCGGAACCATCACGATGCCTCTTTGGAGGGTCCTGAAAGTGATGTGGTAGCAAGAGCAGGGCCTAGAAGGACCCCTAATCCAAGGCTActccccacccctactcccagCTGCACCCAAAGCCCACCCCATTCTACTATCCACCTATGCTCACCCAAACGGGACTGGATTCCAGGGCTCCTGTGGCGTTTTTTGTCCTTGGAGACTGATGCCAGTTCTTGAGGGGCAACCCTAGCTCCTTGAACTCCAGGCTGGGTTTCTGGGCCTTGGTCACAATGGCCTGATGTGGGCTGGGTACATGGCCAAGGGGAGAAAGACTTGGGGTGCAGCTCAGGAGTGGGGAACTGGGTACAGGGTTAGAGTGTGGggagccagggggcagggggccatGGGCTGAACAGATGGCTGGTACAGCCTGGGAGCTGCCCTTCTGCACTAGGTCTGAAGCTGCCAAGGACAGGGCAGGCAGAAGGCTGATGCTGGCACCGTTTTCCTCTGAGGACACGTGGCTGGGTAAAGCTGGGGTTCCTGGGAAGAAGGGGACCATGAGTACAGCCCTCGCAGCTCAGTGGCCCGTGAGTTTAGGCAGGCCTACAGGGACAGTGCTTATCCCCCATCTGGGTGAGCAACCGTTTGCAGCGGCCTGGGTACCCGGCTGAGAGCAGTGAATGCCTGTGGCCTGAGCATCACCTTACCTGAGGAAGTAGGTGAGGAAGGAGAGACGATAGTCAGCGATAGGTCCTGCAAAGCTGGGTCTGgtgggggcagctctggagctgaGGGTCAGGGGGAGCTTATTAGCACTGTGGGCATTGGGCCCCCAGGTACTCCCCTCTTCACCTCTCCAGTCCTCCTTACCCTGGGTCCTGGAGCCTGGGCCCAGAGAGCTCAGAACTCGCTGGTCATTCTCCGAGATGTGcagccaggagctggggacagtgtACACAGCTTCTCCCTGTGGGGCATAAACTCTCAGACTAGCCCTTGCCCAACTCCTCACCCTGACATTTCCCAAGGAAAGCCCCAGACTGACCGTGGCCCTACAGCGGGTGGAGGCCCAGCGGGTGAGGGGGGGCGCTGTGCAAGGGCCTGTCAGCATCAGACAGCTCTCAGCCAGGTGCACCAGCGCCCCCTGATGCTCCTGGTCCTCCTGCACCTCATCCAGAAGTTGAGACAGTGAAAggcctgagggcagggaccagagGATGGGCCAAAACTTGAAGAGGCGGGAGGGAAGGGTGGGCAGGGAGAAGAGCTTACTAAGGAAGCAAGAGGTGATGACTGGAGAGGTCACTCTGCGGGTGTTAGGGTCATTGGCCAACCCCTGTAAGTACCTGGGCTGGGGGAGATGGACTCTGAAAGGTGCTCCCTATAGAAACAGAGAGGACAAGCCTGAGGAACAATCCTGAGGCCTGTCTACACAGATTTGACAGAGCCACACTTGGCCGCAGAGCCCAACCCCATACTCACTCCAGGCAGTCAAATAGCTTTTTCTGCACATCCGGGTCCTGGTTGCTGGGGCCAAGAAAGGAGAGTAGCAGGCAAGGTTGTTACTGGAAGGCCTAAGCCCTACCATCCGAAAGCCCCATTGCAACGGCAGCCAGGCCCGGGGTAGGGGGAACAGCCGGTGAGGGGGGCCATCGCTTACCAACCAATCACCCGTTCCAGGGGCTGCTCTGTG contains:
- the CARMIL2 gene encoding capping protein, Arp2/3 and myosin-I linker protein 2 isoform X3, which encodes MAQTPDGGISCELRGEITRFLWPKEAELLLQTWLPEREGAERGHVLALLRWRAYLLHTCLPLRVDCTFSYLEVQAMALQETPPQVTFELESLPELVLEFPGVAALEQLAQHIAAAIKKVFPCSTLGKLFRRPTSPSMLARLERSSPSEDTVPSSPCGGFLETYEALCDYNGFPFREEIQWDVDTIYHRQGCRHFSLCDFSHLGSRDLALSVAALSYNLWFQCLSCVDMKLSLEVSEQILHMMSQSSHLEELVLENCGLRGDFVRRLAQALAGHSSSALRELSLNGNLLDDRGVTALSRHLEHRPGALRRLGLAHTGLTPRGMRSLGRALAANVAFDSALTHLDLSGNPGALGASQDHGGLYAFLSRPNVLTFLNLAATDAALDTLFAALARGCCPSLRHLDASRNVFSRTKSRAAPAALQRFLSRAGTLRHLGLAGCRLPPDALRALLEGLALNTHTGDLHLDLSACELRSAGAQVIQDLVCDAGAVSSLDLADNGFGSDMVTLVLAIGRSRSLRHVALGRNFNVRCKETLDDVLHRIVQLMQDDDCPLQSLSVAESRLKQASSVLLRALGTNPNLTALDISGNAMGDTGAKMLAKALRVNTRLRSVVWDRNHTSALGLLDVAQALEQNRSLKAMPLPLNDVAQAHRSRPELTARAVHQIQACLLRNNRADHASSDRMPRPRPPGLVSDPSEQEVNELCQSVQEHMELLGCGAGPQGEAAVHQAEDAIQNANFSLSILPILYEAGSSPSHQWQLRQKLEGLLGQDFTQATLDTTRSLCPQMLQGPRWREQLEGVLVGSRGLPELLPEHLLQDAFTRLRDMRLSVTGTLAESIVAQALEGLNAARDRLVENLARQATVAMPLAIPALDGGETSPLGPGELEGLFFPEEVKEKQEDEEEQKDDSPPQKWPESSQCLHLVPSTHSAAEEPEPELAAPGEDAEPQAGPSARGSPSPAAPGPQAGPLPRMDLPPSGQPLRHPTRARPRPRRQHHHRPPPGGPQVPPALPQEGNGLSARVDEGVEEFFSKRLIQQDRLWVPEEDPANEGGATPVPRTLRKKLGTLFAFKKPRSTRGPRPDLETSPGAAPRTRKTTLGDLLRPPARPGRGEEPGGAEGGTSSPDPARRSRPRYTRESKAYSMILLPAEEEEETLGARPDKRRPLERGDTELAPSFEQRVQVMLQRIGVSRSSGSAEGKRKQSKDGEIKKAGSDGDIMDSSTEAPPISIKSRTHSVSADPSCRPGPGGQGPESTSWKTLGQQLNAELRGRGWGQQDGPGPPSPCPSPSPRRASPSPDSLGLPEDPCLGPRNEDGQLRPRPLSAGRRAVSVHEDQLQAPVERPLRLQRSPVLKRRPKLEAPSSPSLGSGLGTQPPPPQPTEPSSPEPTPPSPATDQRGGGPNP